AGATCTCCCGTCAACCCTGGCTTATAGATGGATAATGGATTTTGAATTTACTGGGACAGGGTCGTCTTCTTGAAGGGCTGGGCCGCCCGGAGCCAAGGAGGATTGCAGTGGCTAGCTGGCGGATGagcagtgagatggaggtagggcTGGTACTGGTGCCTCATTCTGCATCCCATGGCACTGATTTGGCTGCTACAGCGGTGGATACTAGTGCTGTTTAATGTCTCGCTGTAGAGTGGCATTGGCTTGTGGCTGTCGTTTCACATTGTGTGGTGTTTGCAAGgaggcgtgtgtttgtgtgtttagggCCGGCTGAGGATGTTTTAGAGGTGTGTGAGACGGGCGGAGAGATTGCATTCTCAGACACCTCTTATTGTTGTCCCTGAGCTCTGGGCTGCTGGACCCCCACCCCCTCCCTGGGTCAGCTGGTGCATTGCTATGGCAACCCTGGTCCACTCCCTGGTCCACTTTGTGTAGCTGTTAGCGATAGTGCTAATGATAACCGTCAGCTGGTAGACGGAAAGGGTTTCCCGAAAAACCTTCAGTTAAATGTTGACTAAAAAGTAGCCTCTGCCTttctggcagaatgatatcatgattttTTGCATCAATCCAATGGCCacttgttttgcaaactctgaaATCACATGAGCGCTACACCACCATCAAGCCTCCAGTTGACAGATAGAGCTGGTGaataagtagtggggatgggggACAATATTGAGCGGATgagcagggggaatggaagcactgggtaaaaaaaaaaggctCCAGGTAACCCCCCCCTTCCTTCCTCTTTATTTATCCCCCCCATCCATGAGAGAAGGGAGAGTCGGTGAGGGGAAATTAATGATATGCTACATTAGAGAGAATTGATACCCTGGCCTGAACATcaatgtattgtgtgtgttctgtgttgatgggtttgtgtgggtgtgttctTTCCTCCTTGCCCCAGTGTGTGTTGTAATACAGATACTTTTTGTAGGAGGGAGGAGCAGGTCATGTACTGTGTGTGGGAGCATTGTTTACACAGCCAAACGCTGCGGTCTTTAAGTAGCATTACATGTTACAGAAATACCTTAAAGAACCTGGGAGAAGTATTAAGCCTAACTATTACAGAATACTGTAAATACCCTAAAATAGTGCGATGGGATTTAAAGGGTATACAGCTGCTGAACACAGAGGTAAATCTGTTCTTTATTCCTTTTCCCTCTTCCTCCTCGCATTCCTCTTCCCTATTCCCTTTTGCTTTccacctctcctttcccctcttcctcttctttcctctctccagCGGTCGGGCACGCGGCGGCGCTACCATGACGATGGTATCTCGGACGACGAGATCGAGGGGAAGAGGACCTTTGACCTGGAGGAGAAGCTGACGAGCGAGAGGTTCACCTCAGACAGGGTCAAACGCATGGAGGGGAAAGGTCAGTGTTGGTTGTCATCACCGTAGAATGACGGAGGGTTTGAGACATTGGCTGCATctgaaattgcaccctatttcctatatgaAATGCACTGAAGGGAATAGGGTCTCATTCGCACGTCGCTTACAAACTTGAGTGGCTTTGAGGATTCCCGTTTAGTTTATGGCTTATTGTGGTTTGTTTTTCCAGACCTCACGTTTGAGTACATCCAAAGAGGTGGGTTGAGGGACCCGATCATCTTTGAGAAGCCAGACGGACTGGGCATCAAGTACGTCCTACTTTTCCCCCTCAACTCTGTTGGAAACACACTCACTTTATTCTCTCTGGGGCGATTAGAATGGCTGAGATTGCGTTTAGTTTGTAAGTCTCTGAGTAATATGTAACCCTGGTTTGTCGTGCTCCCTAAAGGATGCCAGATCCAGACTTCAGTGTGAACGACGTCAAGATATTTGTCGGTAAGATTCCCTCCTCCAGTGCTTCTATCCAAACACGCCTCTTCCCTTTTCCAGTTCCTCTCCTTCacccacttctctctctttctctccatcataACACTCCCTCATTTACATCTCCTTTATTTCTCTCCTTCCCATTTTTAACACCACAGTCAACCAAACAagccctgcaggctctagtttgatcGGATCTTGACCGTATTGCCCGgtgatatggtcaagtgctgcaaagaaggacctagaaaagctgcagctggcccagaacagagctgcAAGTGTTGCCCTTCAATGTACAcatgtcagtctctcttggctccAAGTACAGGAGAGATTTGACTGCATCAATTCTTGTTTTTGAGAAATATTGTTAATTTCCAAATTGTCTGTATAAACCATTTCTATATAACTCTGATAGGCATGCttacccaccagacatgccaccaggggtctcttcacagtcgaGACCAAATCGAGAACAGATTCAAGGCAACGCACATTATTCTAGAGACGTTATCATATGGCACACCCTTCCATCTCAAATGACTCAAGCAAACCGCAAAAAAATTGCTTCAAAACAACACCTCACAGAACAATGCCGCTCCCCATCTGACCTAATTAACTGATAGCCATTATGTACAGAGCATTCAGAACATATTcggaccccttcaccttttccacattttgtcacgttacagccttattctaaaatggattaaactgtatagtttttttcatctatctaaacacaataccccataatgacaaagcaaaaacatgtttttggacatttttgcaaaaaaaaaatgtatatattattcagaccctttactcactactttgttgaagcacctttggcagcgattacagcctcgagtcttcttgggtatgatgctacaagtttggcacgcctgtatttggggagtttctcccattattctctgcagattctctcaagctcggtcaggttggatggggagcgttgctgcacagctattttcaagtctctccagagatgtttgatcgggttcaagtccgggctctggctgggccactcaaggacattcagtgacttctcccgaagccactcttgcattgtcttggctgtgtgcttagggtcgttgtcctgttggaaggtgaaccttggccccagaatgaggacctgagcgctccggagcaggttgtcatcaaggatctctctgtactttgctccattcatctttgccttgatcctgaccagtctcccagtccatgcctgctgctgagaaacatccccacatcatgatgctgtcaccaccatgctttactgtagggatggtgccaggttttctccagatgtgacgcttggcattcaggccaaagagttctatcttggtttcatcagaccagacaatcttgtttctcatggtctgagagtcctttaggtgccttgtggaaaactccaagctggctatcatgtgccttttactgaggagtggcttccatctggccactctaccataaaggcctgattggtggagtcctgcagagatggttgtccttctggaatgttctctggagctctctttcagagtgaccatcaggttcttggtcacctctctgaccaaggcccttctcatccggttgctcagtttggcctggtggccagctctaggaagagtcttggtggttccaaacttcttcagtttaagaatgatggaggccaatgtatTCTTGAGGACCTGCAATATgggcagacatgttttggtacccttccccagatctgtgcctcgacacaatcctgtctcggagctctacggataattccttcaacctcatggcttgatctttgctctgacatgctctgtcaattgtgggaccttaaatagacgtgtgtgcctttccaaatcatgtccaatcaatggaatttaccacaggtggattccaatcaagttgtagaaacatctcaaagatgatcaatggaaacaggatgcacctgagctcgatttcgagtctcctagcaaagggtctgaaatcttatgtaaatatggtatttctgttttttttatcttTAAGTTagcaaaacattaaaaaaaaaatatatatatatatatataataatttgcttgccattttggggtattgtgtgtagattgatgagatttgtatttatttaatcaattttagaaaaaggctgtaacgtaacaaaatgtggaaaaggcagCGTGCCTGAACCTTTCGAATGCACCGTACATATAATGATGTGTGGGTAACTGTCAGTAGGGCCTTTTTTTGTTCCCATTTTAATTGGTGTAGttcagtccttgagctgttcttgtctattgatgttctcaTGTCATGTTTCGTGTTctggaagagtagcttctgcttcAGCGACAGTTAATGGGGATCCCAATAGAATACCAAATACTCTCTTACCTTCCAttttcctcctctcaccttttctgtctccctctttctctcctttgttCCTCTCACCGTATCACCCCTCTGTCTGTACCCCTGCTCCCCCAGGCAGCAGGCGTATGATGGATGTGATGGATGTCAGTACTCAGAAGGGTATAGAGATGTCTATGGCCCAGTGGAGACGTTACTACGAGACGCCCCCCTCCCAGAGGGACAAACTCTACAACGTCATCAGCCTGGAGTTTAGCCACACCAAGCTGGAGAACCTGGTCCAGAGGCCTGCATCGGTCAGTCTGagagatacatacatacatacatacataccaagCTGACGGACCTGGTCCAGAGGCCCACGTTGGCCAGTCTGAGACAcacgcggacacacacacatgtatatatcggcacacacaccctcctgtctgttcTTACCGCCTCCTGTGTATCCTATCAGGTGGACATCATAgactgggtggacaacatgtggCCTCGGCacctgaaggagagacagagagactccaCCAACTCCATCACAGACATGCAGTACCCCAAAGTGCAGAAGTAAGGCtcatctgtgtcccaaatggcaccctatatagtgcacaacttgaCCATGGTCCGTAGGCCCTGTCAACTCCATCACAGATATGCAGTACCCCAAAGTGCGGAAGTGCGACCCTCTCCCTCATCAACTGcattctccttccctctttctctcctctcctcctctgttccagGTACTGTCTAATGAGTGTGCAGGGCTGCTACACGGACTTCCACATAGACTTCGGAGGTTCCTCGGTCTGGTACCACATACTGCGTGGAGGCAAGGTAACAACGGACTACTTGATCTTACAATGTacgacttggactcgagtctCGACCCGTTCTATTTGGGACCTGACTTAAGACTCGGACCCTACGACTTGGGACTCGAATAAGAGTGACTCTAGTTTCCTCTCACTTCTTACCTCTTGAGCTCTTACTTCCTGTCAGGTGTTCTGGCTGATCCCGCCCACGCCTCAGAACCTGGAGTTGTATGAGGACTGGGTGTTGTCAGGGAAACAGGGAGACATCTTCCTGGGAGACAAGGCCCAGGACTGTCAGAGGATAGAGCTGAAGCAGGGCTATACCTTCATGATCCCCTCAGGTACccacttaatatgttgtgaaatctggtGTGAATGGAttgtaatgttgttgttttttaaatgtagaactgccttaattttgctggactccaggaagagtagctgctgccttggcagcacacacacacacacacgtttaatcATACTCATactttggcacacacacacatacagatattTAACTGTTTAAACTTTAACCTAGTGTTCCTGTTTCTAATGTTTCTTTGTTTGTGTCCTATCAGGTTGGATCCACGCGGTCTACACTCCAGTGGACACCCTGGTGTTTGGGGGAAACTTCCTCCACAGCTTCAACATCCCCATGCAACTCAACATCTACAGCATCGAGGACAGGACACGGGTGggacacacactctctttcatctctctctcctaaatGCActgactctttttttttttattcctgaGCACTCGTAGAAGAGACGTTCCAATGTATGTAGTGGAAGTTACTAATAAATTGAAAGTTTAACTTGGTGTCTCTGCAGGTACCAGCTAAGTTCCGTTACCCGTTCTACTATGAGATGTGTTGGTACGTGTTGGAGAGATACCTCTTCAGTCTGACCAACACCTCCTACCTCACGCCTGACTTCCAGAAACACTCCCTGGGCATCGGTCAGTGCCAACactaccccctctctgtctctctctgttctctcacccctcccctctgtttctctgttctctcacccctcccctctGTTTCTTTGTTCTCTCACCCCTGTTCTCACCcctccccctctgctctctcaccctctctctccccctctctgttctctcacccctcccctctgtttctctgttctcacccccccccccctctgctctccctctgttctctcaccccctccatctctctctccaccacctctACTATTCCAGCTTTACAGCAGGCAGCTCAGCACTTCTCTAACCACCATTACTCTATATTAGGTGGTTACGTTTGAATGACAGCACGAGATCTATAACTCGAGACGTGCGTTCTCTGTATTTCGTTAGACTAAAAACCGTGCCTTTTCTCTTTCCAACTCCACCTCTTAATCTCTccgtccatccctccctccctccctcccgccaggTCTTACCAGAGACCCCTCCACCTGTGAGTCGGTCAACGGGCACAcccaggaggaggatgaagaggaggctcCCCCGACCCAGGGCTCTAAGcccggggtgaaggttcacctcaCGCCCTTTGAGCTGGAGGGGCTGTGGAACCTGCTGGGGAAGCTAGAGTCTCTGCCCTCACAGAAGAACTGTGTCCCGGCGGGCATACACGATGCTCCCGCTCTGCTGCACGACATCAGggtgagggatggatggatgtggGTGTCTGACAGAATGAAATATCCTCATATCAAAGTGGATGCATACGCATGACTGACtgactaagtcactttggataaaaaccGTCTGCTAAATGGCGTATATATTATaaaggttttgtgtgtgtgttttcatgtaCTGACCTTCTCTTGTCCTCTGTAAGGCCCTGCTGAAGGAGCATGCTAATGACATCCCCAAACTGTCCTACACTGGCAAGCCCATCGTCAAGTGGCCCAAGAGGGTGAGAAGCAGACACCGCATTCAGTCACATGCTCATATTGGCCCTTTACACTCCTACCCATATACATGATCAGATTGGCAGGTTTGGAGGGCAATACGCGCCTTCATTTGgacgcagtggctgtacagtaacttgATATAcctgacgtcagagctcagtctGTCTGCTTCACAGCGCTGGATGGGTTTGGACTGACAGCCGTGTTTTGAACTTGAGCACCACACGCGACAAGAAGATGCCCTCGTCCCTCCCGCTAATTGGGCGACCTATTGCACCTTTTTTtgttgtctgactgagagaaacgCTGTAAATTTAAGAGGACTCGGATGTATTTAGAACGGTGGAAAGGTCGAGGATGAcaataaataccgctttgatgtcgttacaagcaagccaaacacctgggagtccaaatgtgcacttcacttTTCCGTATCATAAAAGTCATGTCTATACAGTGACAACGTTACAAGATAACATGGCGGCGTACCCTGTTccgaacagaatgagcctatgtttgtttgtttgtgggggGGGAATTAGCCGCGGAACAAGCACTCCTGACTGACTTTCTATGCTCACCAAAATTCcaatctgtttctctgaattgtCTTGTGAAAGCCTAACGCTGTAAGATCGTATTTTAGAACTTAGcgagtcatgttggcaatagaatacgctttcaaatgatgcccacctcaCCCAGACTGCAGTTTTCTAGTGAGATGTTTTTGGACAGCGTGAACCACAACAGTAATTGTACGACGTTGccgatgcagggctgtgttccaaacaaatcAACTACAAGTCtgctgctctagttcctcaacggcacaactaggagagctcaaaaaaaAGTACCTTTTTttttatagttgaagactcttcacataaaagtgcattgaaattcatattttttataaTGTTACTGAAAGTATCCAgattacagtaaatgtaaaatgcaaatCAAGTTTAAATGTTTGGATTCcatcttgtgtcaggtgaactgttgtcctCAACTTTGGTTTAatcattttcccataatgtccAAACTGTTGCTACCGTGTTTATGCTTTTTAATAGTTGTTCTGTGAGAAACATAAACCTGTAGCCCGGTCCATATAGGCCTATCCCCACaagtgttaacacacacacatacatactgtgCAAGTCATGCCACATTCTTAGACTGCTACACACCTCACTTTAAATCGATGTACTTTTCTGACTCCTAAATCCAAGGGTGATTTAATCCACAGAGGGATGCTTTCCCAGACAGATTTAAGCCTAGTGCTGGACTGTTGCCTTCGTCTCCCCTATTgtttagattattattatttttttttactttgaatTCACCTTTATCTCAATAATTCTCGTCCCCCTCCTTCCAGCCGTCGTGGTACcagccccctccccctcctcccccggtGGCTCGTCCCAAGCTGTCTGCCACGGTGGTGCCCCCGCGACCCCAGAAGCCCGCTTCCTCCATGTCCGTGCTGCGGCGGCGGCGTGTGCGGTGTAAGCGCTGCGAGGCGTGCGTCAGGACGGAGTGCGGGGACTGTAACTTCTGCAGGGACATGAAGAAGTTCGGAGGGCCGGGGAAACTCAAACAGACCTGCGTGCTCCGACAGTGTCTGGCGGTGAGAGCGAGccggggggtgtgtgtgtgtgtgagcgagtgggatggtgtgtgtgtgtgtgagagagagagagcgagcggggggGAGGGAGGGCATGTGTgggtttggatgtgtgtgtgtgagatgtttCATCCGTACAGTAGAAGCATTgtcactgtctccctctctttgctAGCTGTGTGTATCGTCTACTGCTTTCCTTTGATGCCTGGGTCCTTACTCTGTATCTCTTCTTCCCAGCTAgtatacggtgtgtgtgtgtgtgtgtgtgtgtcattctgaCAGAATATACTAGTCTGTCAGTATATTaactcttccctttctctcccccagcCGGGTCTGCCCCTGTCAGTGGTGTGTGAGATCTGTGCAGAGGGGaaccaggagggaggagaggggccaGTCTTCGCCCTCACCCTCATGGAGTGTTCCAACTGTGCCCAGATAGCCCACCCCGCCTGCCTGAAGGTAACACCGACACTCTCCTCAAACTATACCCTACCTTCAAGTTTCAGCTTGATTTGCCATATGTAATAAATGCATGTTGAAATCTTACTCACCAGAGCTCTCACAATCAAATCAGCATTAAAACACACGACATCACTTTTAGTTGTTGTCTGTCATCAGTACAGATGGAGGTTaaactctccctctacctctctctgttggTTCTCAAACAAAATGCTTTACACTTCTCtgaccatctctctctgtctctctccctccacctctgtctctctccctccacctctgtctctctccacctctgtctctctctccaccactgtctgtctctctggctccaccactgtctctctggctcctccactgtctctctggctccaccactgtctctctggctccaccactgtctctctctgtctctccgtctctgtgtgtctctaggTAACAGGGGATGGTGTGGTGAATACAGATCTGCCCAGCTGCTGGGAGTGTCCCAAATGTGTTCTGGGAATCACCGACACTGAGGTAGACCCTcctctatccacacacacacacacacacactgtgtcccGGCTAGCTAACGGCCGTGACTCTCTCCCTGTGCTGTGTGTCAGTCTTCGGGCACCGATGATGATGACAGTGGGGCTCCGTTGGCCTCGGCGCTGGCGTGAGCTCCCTCTCCGCCACCCAGGGGCCTCTAGGGGTCTCCATGGAGCCAGGCTCTGCTCCTGGGTTGGGGGATGAGGGCTGGGGCAGGGCGATACTGCTATACCCAGGGCTGGTTCCCAACCCCCCCTCCTGGTTCTCCGAGGCGCCCCTTCCCTCCCCTGGGCAGCTACTACTAGAGCAGCACGGCCTCAAGCGGGCGGGGAGATGGGCAAGCGGGCGCAGGAAGAGGGTGAGAGGCCTACCGCTGCCACCGTCCTTCCCCCCCGCCCGTTACATCATCATCACGCGCCTATCGCTGCTCTGACTGACGAGGGGAGCAGCTGGGGGAGACGTGGGGCTTTGGGCTCCACAAATACTGTCTGAATGTAGAACCCTTTGCTTTAGGGTCGATATCAGATACTTTATCTGTGTCTGTTTTCagcttgcctggcttaatggaccaatagaaaagtctggcactccaggcagactcaaGAAAAATATTTAAAGGGGTTTTcaactatttgaacccaggtctagtCCATGTATTTGTGAGACAGTATTTGTGGAGCAGAAAGTGTTTGTAGCCTGAACGAAAGCCCAGTGCATGTGGAGGTTGAGCGAGAGAAACAGCAGCTTGTGATGTGAATGTGCTTGTCTGTCTTCAGTGCAGCAGGCATtatgtcaacagagatgttacagTATTCAATGAACAGTGAATTTCTGTTGCATTGatgtttctttctttttttgaTTTCAGGTGAAGGGGGACAAGAATAAAATGTTACACGCGGTAAGTATGGCAGCCAATAAAAAGGTATTCAATTAAACCGAAGACAGTTTTTCACCCTTTCCCTAAAGGATACTTTGctccctcttctttcctctctcctttcctctgcccTCTTTCATTttctcctttcctccttcctTCCAGAAACGCAAGTCTTCTTCGTATCTCGACGGTCGCATCGCCAAGATCTACCGTCGCCACAGCCGAGACGACGACGACTCGggcagtgatgatgatgatgatgatgacgaaggCTCCAGGGGCGGAGGAGGAGGCGCGGCGCAGAAGATGTCCGGGCCACGCCCACGCGGCAGTGGCTCCGCCTCTCGGAGAGGTTACGGGACTGGGAGGCGGGGCATTTGGAGAGGCTCCTCCCACAGAGGGGCAGGCCGCGGAAGCGGGCTGGCCCCTCACTCCTCCCTGAAGATGAGGCGCGGCAGAGGAGGGCTGGGGGCGGGccgaggggatagagagggggggcgtagggagaggggagggagagtacgCCTCCGGGGAGGCACCAGGATGCAGAGACGCAGGGACGAGTCAGAGGAGGATGACGACGATGATGACGACGACGAGGAAGATGACGACAGCGAGGAAGATCGGCAGCATCACCACCGGCAACGCCGCAGGCGGAGGAGAACGGACGACGATGAGGAAGACGACGATGAGGAAGACGACGATGAGGAAGACAGCTCGGCCCGGGACCTGGAGGGGGAGGATGAGGACGTGGAGGATGAGGAAGACGACGAGAACCGGTCAGACTCTGAACCAGAGCCTCCCGTCCTCCTGGTGTCTGACCTTAACGACGACCTCCTAAACGGCTCGTACCTGACAGTGACCCTACAGCGCCCCCCCAGGGCCAAACGCCACCCCGGCTCCATCGTGCCCAAGCTGGAGGCCGCCATGTCTCCCAGAACCCACGGCGGCGGTCCAGGTTACGTCCAGCATAAAACCCTCGGGAAGACGCGGCACAAAAACGGCACGGTCGCCACCGGCAACGGCCTGGCCCAGCCCGCCAAGAATCCAGTCGGCCGGCCGCCTCGTCATCGTATCAACAATCCCCACGGCGACACagcagacagggaaagagagagggacactgcCTCTCATTCCTCCTCTGACTCCTCGgcctccccccccacccctcctccccactcctcccACTCTCCTTCCTCGCTCCTGTCGCTTCCCTCCTTCAAGGATGTAGGAAACGAgaaaggaggggagaaggaggtgtgGGTGGCGGTGTTCTGTTACCTGAGCAGAGCCGAGCTGGCTAGCTGTATGACTGTCTGTAAGGCCTGGTATAAATGGTGAGTGTGTTATTAGATTCCAATTCACAGCCATAAGCATGGCTTGtaagtgattggggggggggaaTCTATACAGTTGCATATTGGCATATTATTTTTGGCGATATATGGTATTAACAATATCGCAATATTTTCTGCTAGTTGgttgttctccatctttttaaatatggagccaatttgttttcagcacttatttccatgactgatccaAACTGGTTTCTCATGgctttgttgtctctctccaaCAGACATctatatggtgagcaatatgtttggaacatcgaatcgcaataaaatgaCAGTATCCAATCGCGTTACTTATAGAATCGCAAtccatatcgtatcggcacctaagtatggcGATAATAtcatatcgtgaggtccctggcaattacCAGCCCTACTTATTGTTTCTATAGACAAAGGAGTTTATTTCCTGTTTCTGGTTCAACGCAGCTTCAGGATATTTTCTTCCATTTTTAAAATGGCATGACACTCTCCTTTAATCTGTGGACCAAAGGGCACTTTCTGTGGGGCTTCTCCATGAAGCGTGGTTTTTACACCAGAGGACGAGGAGACAGTCATGTCATTTTTAATGGATGAAAAATACTAAAGCTGCGTTGAAACGGAACCAGGAAACCTCCTTTATCTAACAGTACTATCCTCGTTTCtgtacccccctctcctctcctccctcctctctgtaggaGTTGTGACAAGCGTCTGTGGAGTGGTGTGGATGTATCGcggtgtccctccctctcctcccaggcCGTGCAGGGCATCATCAAACGCCAGCCCACCTCCCTGGACCTTTCCTGGACCCCCGTGTCCAAGAGACAGATCACCCTGCTCATACACCGCCTGCCAGGTAGGACACACATATATagctactgtacacacacacacacacacaacaacatccACCACaacagtctacacacacaccttaccaTTGCAAGATGAATTAAAAccttctccatcctctctctctcttccaccccgTCTCTTCCATCAGGTCTGAAGGAGTTGATGATAGCAGGTTGCTCCTGGTCGTCCATGTCAGCCCTGTCCACCCCCAGCCTGCCGTGCCTCCGTACCCTGGACCTGCGCTGGGCAGAGGGGGTCAAAGACACCCAGATCAGGGACCTGGTCACACCACCAGGTCACTAGCCGATACTAACTGACTAACAGGGGTGTTAGGAGTTAAATCTCTCTCCTTTTCCTACAGGCCGTTATGACTGCAGCAGGCCACTGGTGCCGTGTGTGTTTGACTATAGTAGTTTGTCTTTGAGGAATTATGTAGCTGCTTCACCTCCCCTATGATGAATGAATCTCGAGTTTTAGGTGGTTGGGTTTGGCGAGTAAGTATTGTATATTGAATGGGGTGGGTGTGTGACGGTACTGTACGTatctaacccctctctccctgcagGTTGTGACAGTCGGTCTCGGCTGCGTGGCTGTGTGGCGCTGCGTCTAGCCGGCCTGGACATCAGTGACTCCACCCTGAGGCTGATTCTCCGTCACATGCCCCTGCTAGAGAGGCTGGACCTGGCCCACTGCAGGGACCTCACGGATCAGTCCGTCTGCCTGCTCACCGCCGCCGGCACACGCAACACGCTCACGGAGATCAACCTCGCAGGtaggtgcgcacacacacacacatactctctccctcccatggAATGCATAGAGATAAACCTTGAAGGTACACACAACCCACATGTGAATTTGCAATTGCTG
This genomic interval from Salvelinus alpinus chromosome 6, SLU_Salpinus.1, whole genome shotgun sequence contains the following:
- the kdm2aa gene encoding lysine (K)-specific demethylase 2Aa isoform X4; translation: MSSEMERSGTRRRYHDDGISDDEIEGKRTFDLEEKLTSERFTSDRVKRMEGKDLTFEYIQRGGLRDPIIFEKPDGLGIKMPDPDFSVNDVKIFVGSRRMMDVMDVSTQKGIEMSMAQWRRYYETPPSQRDKLYNVISLEFSHTKLENLVQRPASVDIIDWVDNMWPRHLKERQRDSTNSITDMQYPKVQKYCLMSVQGCYTDFHIDFGGSSVWYHILRGGKVFWLIPPTPQNLELYEDWVLSGKQGDIFLGDKAQDCQRIELKQGYTFMIPSGWIHAVYTPVDTLVFGGNFLHSFNIPMQLNIYSIEDRTRVPAKFRYPFYYEMCWYVLERYLFSLTNTSYLTPDFQKHSLGIGLTRDPSTCESVNGHTQEEDEEEAPPTQGSKPGVKVHLTPFELEGLWNLLGKLESLPSQKNCVPAGIHDAPALLHDIRALLKEHANDIPKLSYTGKPIVKWPKRPSWYQPPPPPPPVARPKLSATVVPPRPQKPASSMSVLRRRRVRCKRCEACVRTECGDCNFCRDMKKFGGPGKLKQTCVLRQCLAPGLPLSVVCEICAEGNQEGGEGPVFALTLMECSNCAQIAHPACLKVTGDGVVNTDLPSCWECPKCVLGITDTEVKGDKNKMLHAKRKSSSYLDGRIAKIYRRHSRDDDDSGSDDDDDDDEGSRGGGGGAAQKMSGPRPRGSGSASRRGYGTGRRGIWRGSSHRGAGRGSGLAPHSSLKMRRGRGGLGAGRGDREGGRRERGGRVRLRGGTRMQRRRDESEEDDDDDDDDEEDDDSEEDRQHHHRQRRRRRRTDDDEEDDDEEDDDEEDSSARDLEGEDEDVEDEEDDENRSDSEPEPPVLLVSDLNDDLLNGSYLTVTLQRPPRAKRHPGSIVPKLEAAMSPRTHGGGPGYVQHKTLGKTRHKNGTVATGNGLAQPAKNPVGRPPRHRINNPHGDTADRERERDTASHSSSDSSASPPTPPPHSSHSPSSLLSLPSFKDVGNEKGGEKEVWVAVFCYLSRAELASCMTVCKAWYKWSCDKRLWSGVDVSRCPSLSSQAVQGIIKRQPTSLDLSWTPVSKRQITLLIHRLPGLKELMIAGCSWSSMSALSTPSLPCLRTLDLRWAEGVKDTQIRDLVTPPGCDSRSRLRGCVALRLAGLDISDSTLRLILRHMPLLERLDLAHCRDLTDQSVCLLTAAGTRNTLTEINLAGCNKLTDGCLAYLKRASGLALLDLRGCKGVTLRGCEGFISDLSHCVLFCMTEEKLIQRIS